The Carassius gibelio isolate Cgi1373 ecotype wild population from Czech Republic chromosome B9, carGib1.2-hapl.c, whole genome shotgun sequence genome includes a region encoding these proteins:
- the scrn3 gene encoding secernin-3 → MYPTSCDTFVALPPSTEGQRIVFGKNSDRPCDEVQEVVYFPAKDHEPGEKLECTYIEIEQVAQTHAVVLSRPAWLWGAEMGANEHQVCIGNEAVWGKESVDGQEALLGMDLVRLALERADTAERAVDVITDLLEKHGQGGNCMEDECGLTYHNSFLISDRSEAWVLETAGKYWAAERVEAGYRNISNEYSITTKIDREHPELRTYAEKQRWWNGKTEFSFAKVYSYSNTARIEAAEGRYCEGRKLLQKSQGHITAETMMEILRDKESGINMEGLFMTTGSMVSVVPKDQNLPGVHFFTATPDPERSVFKPFVFVVDIKQLKHTCSPCFGEEDPVKKKPRFQSKPNRKHPLFLKHEGAAIIIDSGGERGERMEEEMRALEKQKLVEMEKYLTKGIEDATLLVHLFTDTVDEEFSIYSNA, encoded by the exons atGTATCCAACCTCCTGCGACACATTTGTAGCCTTGCCTCCATCTACAGAGGGTCAGCGGATAGTCTTCGGGAAGAACTCGGACAGACCCTGCGATGAGGTTCAAGAGGTGGTCTACTTCCCTGCCAAAGACCATGAACCAGGAGAAAAACTTGAG TGTACATATATAGAGATCGAGCAGGTGGCTCAGACGCATGCAGTGGTCCTGAGTCGTCCCGCCTGGCTGTGGGGGGCAGAGATGGGGGCGAACGAGCATCAGGTGTGCATCGGGAACGAGGCGGTTTGGGGGAAAGAGAGTGTGGACGGTCAAGAGGCTCTCCTGGGCATGGATCTCGTCAG gCTTGCTCTGGAGAGGGCCGACACCGCGGAGCGCGCTGTAGACGTGATAACAGATCTGCTGGAGAAACACGGCCAGGGAGGGAACTGTATGGAGGATGAGTGTGGACTCACCTATCACAACAGCTTCCTGATATCAGACCGCAGCGAGGCCTGGGTGCTGGAGACCGCTGGGAAATACTGGGCAGCAGAGAGAGTGGAGG cCGGCTATCGTAACATCTCCAACGAGTACTCCATCACGACTAAGATCGACAGGGAGCACCCGGAGCTGAGGACGTACGCAGAGAAGCAGCGCTGGTGGAACGGAAAGACTGAGTTCAGCTTTGCTAAGGTCTACTCTTACTCCAACACAGCTCGGATCGAGGCGGCCGAGGGACGCTACTGCGAGGGACGCAAGCTCCTGCAGAAAAGCCAAG GCCACATCACAGCAGAGACGATGATGGAGATTTTGAGGGATAAGGAGAGCGGAATCAACATGGAGGGGTTGTTCATGACCACAGGGAGTATGGTGTCTGTCGTCCCGAAGGACCAGAACCTCCCTGGGGTGCACTTCTTCACTGCCACCCCGGACCCTGAGCG GTCTGTCTTCAAGCCCTTTGTGTTTGTAGTGGACATAAAGCAGCTGAAGCACACGTGTTCTCCGTGTTTCGGAGAGGAGGATCCCGTGAAGAAGAAACCCCGTTTCCAGAGCAAACCCAACCGCAAACACCCTCTGTTTCTGAAACACGAGGGGGCCGCGATCATCATAGACAGCGGCGGG GAGCGAGGAGAGAGGATGGAGGAGGAGATGAGAGCTCTGGAGAAGCAGAAGTTGGTAGAGATGGAGAAATATCTGACTAAAGGGATTGAAGATGCAACGCTGCTGGTTCATCTCTTCACAGACACTGTAGACGAGGAGTTTAGCATCTATAGCAACGCCTGA